The Bacillota bacterium region CTGATGCCGACCAATCCGGCCAGGGCAAGGCATCTCCTGAAAGCGGGCGAAGCAAGGGTGGTAAGGAAACGCCGTTCACCATTCAGCTAACTAGATTCCGCTGAAAAAGTCAGCCAAAAAGTTCCTTGAAAATGCATATAAATCAAGGGATTCCGGCTCCTGTGGCGA contains the following coding sequences:
- a CDS encoding RRXRR domain-containing protein gives rise to the protein MTHVYVLSKSGNPLMPTNPARARHLLKAGEARVVRKRRSPFS